From a region of the Salvelinus fontinalis isolate EN_2023a chromosome 13, ASM2944872v1, whole genome shotgun sequence genome:
- the LOC129868513 gene encoding SLAIN motif-containing protein-like, which yields MEQDIAAVELVEVRKLHELVRRLEIQNEFLTERRRNINTKNQSLSGVLISCPSSLEEHLNCCDLPDPEPAEVNGGDGISPPLESPRDTLVRQDGHVYDGCYTHLPHSDMLEETHRQGCMGSEELVVRDTEKRAEQSSLELVDLLYLEECCEVENEVSWLYESPKKGASTERSDESPIKWCRQVLDNPSPETEVACHTLINILDQKTRWRSIFSSRSHRRPVAFPDTGHLCMGSPSPRYHRSTDRSQQTNKPNSSDGNEAILPPSMDKNEPSFSDDSITMGYRLQDLTDVQIMARMQEESLRQDYASIPAAATPFRGPGASMLSPSNYSYNDLEFDKYSLEDTVAYTPPPSQLPHYRRSPLGQSPRAIAQPGYGSQLPRPPSQATPQSKLFKIQATPQSKLFKIAKSREGLRSSMSNQDSPPRTSLRSLQAVRNSRNLEANGQLLTDHPTSRLTYPVAGSTKSPSGESSVRLRSGGRSSSVSAKTLSSSDPPATGAAQQSLRESFQALSIRGLPRAQSLSPSGLRIPCPSKDFSVGGYLSTHGRVYASPERSTTLAWGRRGQPANTHR from the exons ATGGAGCAGGACATTGCTGCAGTGGAGCTGGTAGAAGTTCGAAAGTTACATGAATTAGTGCGGAGACTGGAAATTCAAAATGAATTTCTAACCGAGAGGCGAAGAAATATCAACACCAAAAACCAGTCTCTCTCTGGTGTGCTTATCAGCTGTCCCTCTTCGCTGGAAGaacatctaaactgctgtgattTGCCAGACCCTGAACCAGCAGAGGTCAACGGTGGGGATGGTATATCTCCACCTCTTGAAAGCCCCAGAGATACACTAGTGAGGCAGGATGGACACGTATATGATGGCTGTTATACACACTTGCCCCACAGTGACATGTTGGAGGAGACACACAGGCAAGGATGCATGGGGTCAGAGGAGCTGGTGGTCAGGGAcacagagaagagagcagagcagTCTTCTCTGGAGCTAGTGGACCTCCTGTACCTAGAGGAGTGTTGTGAGGTGGAGAATGAAGTGAGCTG GTTATATGAGTCACCCAAGAAAGGGGCATCTACTGAGAGAAGTGATGAGTCCCCTATAAAGTGGTGCAGACAGGTCCTGGACAACCCCAGCCCTGAAACAGAGGTGGCATGTCACACACTAATTAATATCCTGGACCAAA AGACGAGATGGAGGAGTATCTTTAGCAGTCGCTCCCACAGACGTCCTGTAGCCTTCCCTGACACTGGCCATCTCTGCATGGGCTCACCTTCCCCTCGGTACCACAGATCAACTGACAGAAGTCAACAAACCAACAAACCTAACAGCTCAG ATGGCAATGAAGCTATTTTACCACCATCAATGGACAAGAATGAGCCGAGTTTCTCAGATGACTCCATCACCATGGGCTACAGGCTGCAGGACCTCACTGATGTCCAGATCATGGCTCGCATGCAGGAAGAGA GTTTACGACAGGACTATGCCTCCATCCCTGCTGCCGCCACACCGTTCAGGGGTCCTGGTGCATCCATGCTGTCACCTTCTAACTACAGCTACAATGATCTGGAGTTCGACAAGTATAGCCTGGAGGACACAGTCGCATACACACCGCCTCCCAGCCAGCTGCCCCACTACCGCCGTTCCCCATTGGGCCAGTCACCCAGAGCCATAGCCCAGCCTGGTTACGGCAGCCAGCTGCCAAGGCCTCCCAGTCAAGCGACCCCTCAATCTAAGCTGTTTAAGATTCAAGCGACCCCTCAATCTAAGCTGTTTAAGATTGCAAAGAGCAGAG AGGGTCTGAGAAGCAGCATGTCCAACCAGGATTCACCTCCTCGCACCAGCCTCCGCTCCCTCCAGGCAGTCAGGAACAGCCGCAACCTGGAGGCCAACGGCCAGCTCCTCACAGACCACCCCACCTCCCGGCTCACCTACCCTGTAGCAGGTTCAACCAAGTCTCCATCAG GTGAGTCTTCAGTCAGGCTTAGGAGTGGTGGCAGATCTTCATCTGTTTCTGCCAAAACCTTGAGCTCCAGTGACCCCCCTGCAACTGGAGCAGCACAGCAGTCCCTGAGAGAATCATTTCAGGCCTTGTCTATTAGAGGGCTGCCGAGAGCCCAGTCCCTCAGCCCCTCTGGTTTGAGGATCCCCTGTCCCAGTAAGGACTTTTCAGTTGGAGGGTACCTATCAACTCATGGTCGTGTCTATGCCTCCCCTGAGAGGTCCACTACCCTGGCTTGGGGCAGACGGGGGCAGCCTGCCAATACCCATAGGTAA